In one Candidatus Nealsonbacteria bacterium genomic region, the following are encoded:
- a CDS encoding MFS transporter translates to MSKAINKVIKTLIFSDFVLNSAWGFLAPIFAIFIVKNITFGNLAEGAKIAGFATLVYWIVKSILQIPIGRRLDRDHGEKDDFRFMVLGIFLTGLVPFGFMISFLAWHIYVFQILHAVGMAMAVPSWLAIFTRHIDRGKEAYEWSLESTSLGFGAGIAGAIGGFMVALYGFNIIFILVGFFTIVSALLLLLIHEEIVSKNHIFPKLPYSF, encoded by the coding sequence ATGTCAAAAGCTATTAATAAAGTTATTAAGACTTTGATATTTAGCGATTTTGTTTTGAACAGCGCTTGGGGTTTTCTCGCTCCCATTTTCGCTATCTTTATAGTTAAGAACATTACGTTTGGAAATTTGGCAGAAGGAGCTAAGATAGCAGGCTTTGCCACTTTAGTGTATTGGATTGTTAAATCTATACTTCAGATTCCAATAGGTAGACGTCTTGATAGAGACCATGGAGAAAAAGACGACTTCCGATTTATGGTATTAGGCATATTCTTAACCGGTCTGGTTCCTTTTGGGTTTATGATTTCCTTTTTGGCTTGGCATATTTATGTTTTTCAAATTTTACATGCCGTTGGTATGGCAATGGCAGTACCTTCCTGGTTAGCTATTTTCACCAGACATATTGATAGGGGGAAAGAGGCTTATGAGTGGAGTTTAGAAAGTACTTCTTTGGGATTTGGGGCTGGAATTGCAGGAGCTATAGGAGGATTTATGGTTGCACTCTATGGATTTAATATTATATTTATTTTAGTAGGATTTTTTACTATTGTTTCTGCTCTTTTACTTTTATTAATTCATGAAGAAATTGTTTCTAAAAATCATATTTTTCCTAAACTCCCTTATTCTTTTTAG
- the polX gene encoding DNA polymerase/3'-5' exonuclease PolX has translation MNNLKIAKIFYMIAEYLEMEEDPFRPQAYKKAAFTLENMEEDVGEIYKREGTKGLKKIPGVGEGIASKIVEYLKVGKVKYYEKLKKKAPVDVEELTAVEGMGPKRIKILYKELGIRNIKDLEKAVKLHKIAPLFGFGEKTERNILEGIEFLKKSKGRFLLGEILPAAKEIYEKLKNLKEVEKITIVGSLRRMKETIGDIDFLITVKGSKKSALAKASANKIMDFFVSLPDIVKLWGKGPTKSSVRMRQGFDVDIRVIPAESYGAALQYFTGSKEHNIITRKIAIAKGLKLNEYGLFRGSKMLAGKNEEKIYEILGMQWIPPELREDRGEIEAALKGKLPVLIEKKDIRGDLHCHSNWDGGEHSILEMAKKAMEMHYDYLGISDHTKFLRIENGLNEKQLSQQRKEIDELNSKFKINPTGSRRRQQNSKFRILQGAETNILNDGSIDINDTALKKLDYAIAGIHSNFKMTKAKMTERIIRAMKNPNINIISHPTGRLLKRREEYQIDFDKILRAAKEFSVVLEINSFPLRLDLNDQHIRRCKEAGVKMVINTDSHHKNQMRYIELGVAQARRGWAEKKDIINTQSIDKLLKYFK, from the coding sequence ATGAACAATCTCAAAATTGCCAAAATATTTTATATGATTGCAGAATATTTGGAAATGGAAGAAGACCCTTTTAGACCCCAAGCTTATAAAAAAGCAGCTTTTACTTTAGAGAACATGGAAGAAGATGTTGGAGAGATTTACAAAAGAGAGGGGACAAAGGGACTGAAAAAAATCCCCGGAGTAGGAGAAGGAATTGCTTCAAAAATTGTAGAATACTTAAAAGTTGGAAAAGTAAAATACTATGAAAAACTGAAGAAAAAAGCCCCGGTTGATGTGGAAGAACTTACTGCTGTTGAGGGAATGGGACCAAAGAGAATTAAGATATTGTATAAAGAGTTAGGAATCAGAAACATCAAAGATTTAGAGAAAGCAGTCAAATTACATAAAATTGCTCCATTATTTGGCTTTGGTGAGAAAACCGAGAGAAATATTTTAGAAGGAATTGAGTTTTTAAAAAAAAGTAAAGGTAGATTTTTATTGGGAGAGATTTTACCTGCAGCAAAAGAGATTTACGAGAAATTGAAAAATTTAAAAGAGGTTGAAAAAATTACTATTGTAGGTTCTTTAAGAAGAATGAAAGAAACTATTGGTGATATTGATTTTTTAATCACTGTTAAAGGATCTAAAAAATCCGCCTTAGCTAAAGCTTCAGCAAATAAGATAATGGATTTTTTTGTTTCTCTGCCAGATATTGTCAAGCTCTGGGGGAAAGGACCTACAAAATCATCTGTAAGAATGAGGCAAGGTTTTGATGTGGATATCAGGGTTATTCCGGCTGAAAGCTATGGAGCAGCTCTTCAGTATTTTACAGGCTCAAAAGAACATAATATTATTACAAGAAAAATTGCTATTGCTAAGGGTTTAAAATTGAATGAATATGGGTTGTTTCGGGGTTCTAAAATGCTCGCTGGAAAAAATGAAGAAAAGATATATGAAATCTTGGGTATGCAATGGATTCCACCTGAATTGAGGGAAGACCGGGGAGAAATTGAAGCAGCTCTTAAAGGAAAATTACCTGTATTAATTGAAAAAAAAGATATCAGAGGTGATTTGCATTGTCATTCAAATTGGGATGGAGGAGAACATTCAATTTTAGAAATGGCAAAAAAAGCAATGGAAATGCATTATGACTATTTAGGGATTTCAGACCATACAAAATTTTTAAGGATAGAAAATGGTTTGAATGAAAAACAGTTATCCCAGCAAAGAAAAGAAATTGATGAATTAAATTCAAAATTCAAAATCAACCCTACGGGGAGTCGTAGGCGACAACAAAATTCAAAATTTAGAATATTACAGGGAGCAGAAACAAATATTTTAAACGATGGCTCAATTGATATTAATGATACTGCTTTAAAGAAATTGGATTATGCTATTGCTGGAATTCACTCCAATTTTAAGATGACAAAAGCAAAAATGACAGAGAGAATAATTCGGGCAATGAAAAACCCAAATATTAATATTATTTCTCATCCTACGGGAAGATTGTTAAAGAGAAGAGAAGAATACCAGATTGATTTTGATAAAATCTTGAGGGCAGCTAAGGAATTTAGTGTTGTCTTAGAAATCAATTCTTTTCCTTTAAGATTAGATTTAAATGACCAGCATATTAGGCGATGCAAGGAGGCGGGAGTAAAAATGGTAATTAATACTGATTCCCATCATAAAAACCAGATGAGATATATAGAATTAGGAGTAGCTCAAGCGCGCCGGGGCTGGGCTGAGAAAAAAGATATTATTAATACTCAATCTATAGATAAATTATTAAAATATTTTAAATAG
- the rplT gene encoding 50S ribosomal protein L20 — MVRVKRGTTSHKKRKRILKLTKGFMWGRKSKYRLAKDALFHAWAHAYVDRKKKKRNFRALWQIQINAACREKGISYSRFINSLKKNKIELDRKVLSELARKHPKIFEKILEKVKS, encoded by the coding sequence ATGGTTAGAGTAAAGCGAGGCACAACCTCTCATAAAAAAAGAAAAAGGATTCTGAAGCTAACAAAAGGATTCATGTGGGGAAGAAAATCAAAGTATCGCTTGGCAAAAGATGCTTTGTTTCATGCCTGGGCTCACGCTTATGTAGATAGAAAAAAGAAAAAAAGAAATTTTAGAGCTCTCTGGCAAATACAGATTAATGCCGCCTGCCGGGAAAAAGGAATCTCTTATAGTAGGTTTATTAATAGTTTAAAGAAAAATAAAATTGAGCTTGATAGAAAGGTTTTGTCAGAATTGGCAAGGAAACATCCTAAAATCTTTGAAAAAATTCTCGAGAAGGTAAAAAGTTAA